Part of the Streptococcus ilei genome is shown below.
CGAACAGACCATGAAGCGAGATAACCTCAATACCATGTTTGGCAATATTTTAAGCAATGCGGCAGGTTTCTCTCCGGAGATTCTGGCTATTTCAATGGAGGAATGGACCCAGGTTCGGGCGGAATTCTCTAAGAAAGCTCGTGGTCACAAGGAAGAGGCAGAAGTGGCAGAAGAGTCAGTCATTCCGGAGGGCTTCGATTTCCTCTCTGATAAAATTACCGTTCAGGAAGACTAGGATGTGCTTTTTCCAGAAAATCATGGTAGAATAACAATATGAATAAACGTCAATTTTGGACTATGGCTATCTTTACAGCCTTAGAAACCTATTTTTTTAATGATGCTGTGATGAGAGAAAGCTACCTGGCAGCTATCTTTTGGGCTCTTTTGATATTGAGAAATTTACAAGTCAGCTATATCTTAGGAAAGTTGGTCGAAAGTATCGATCAACAGCTTAATCAGAAAAAACGAGATAAGTATAAAAAATAAGCACCGACTGGTGCTTATTTTATTTTAAATAAAATATAAAGTCTACTTAAAAACTTTCCTTAGGTGAGTACGGACGTCAGCGAACTTCGAAGAAGTTCCATGACTTAGTTTTGGACCCCTTCGCTTTTATATTTCTAGGCTTAGGCTAAAACAGTTCCCCGAACTGTTTTACTCCCAAAACTCCCGAGTGCTTGAAACAAAAGCGTTTCAAGCACTTTTCCCACAGCGGAAAGTTTTAGATTTACTTAACGAATTCAAAAAATAGCCGTCATTTTTTTGAAGAGTCAGCTGACTACTTTATGTAATTAGGAATTTGTCTGCTTTCTAAAAAAAGGACTTAGTCCTGTGCAATACAGAACTAAATCCTTTGTGTAAATGAATGGTCTAACTTTTTTGGCTCAGTACACACCAG
Proteins encoded:
- a CDS encoding DUF3272 family protein — its product is MNKRQFWTMAIFTALETYFFNDAVMRESYLAAIFWALLILRNLQVSYILGKLVESIDQQLNQKKRDKYKK